One window of Strix aluco isolate bStrAlu1 chromosome 24, bStrAlu1.hap1, whole genome shotgun sequence genomic DNA carries:
- the CDC27 gene encoding cell division cycle protein 27 homolog isoform X6, whose translation MTVLQEPVQAAIWQALNHYAYRDAVFLAERLYAEVHSEEALFLLATCYYRSGKAYKAYRLLKGHSCTTPQCKYLLAKCCVDLSKLAEGEQILSGGVLNKQKSHDDIVMEFGDSACFTLSLLGHVYCKTDRLAKGSECYQKSLSLNPFLWSPFESLCEIGEKPDPDQTFKLTSLQNFSSCLPNTCTTLVSNHNIPHRQPETVLMETPQDTIELNRINLESSNSKYSSLNTDSSMSYIDSAVISPDAVPLGSGTAILSKQAQNKPKTGRSLLGGPAALSPLTPSFGILPLETPSPGDGPYLQNYTNSSSVIDVPSTGAPSKKAVSRISQAGTKSVFSQSGNSREVTPILVAQTQSSGPQTSTTPQVLSPTIAAPPNALPRRSSRLFTSDSSTTKENSKKLKMKFPPKIPNRKTKSKTNKGGITQPNLNDSLEITKLDSSIISEGKISTVAPQIQAFTLQKAAAEGLMSLLRDMGKGYLALCSYNCKEAISILSHLPSHHYNTGWVLCQIGRAYFELAEYMQAERVFSEVRRIENYRVEGMEIYSTTLWHLQKDVALSVLSKDLTDMDKNSPEAWCAAGNCFSLQREHDIAIKFFQRAIQVDPNYAYAYTLLGHEFVLTEELDKALACFRNAIRVNPRHYNAWYGLGMIYYKQEKFSLAEMHFQKALDINPQSSVLLCHIGVVQHALKKSEKALDTLNKAINIDPKNPLCKFHRASVLFANEKYKSALQELEELKQIVPKESLVYFLIGKIPKEPITRLKRPLINVTFQMMRNQ comes from the exons GCTGCTATATGGCAAGCACTTAACCACTATGCTTACCGCGATGCGGTGTTCCTTGCCGAAAGACTATATGCAGAAG taCATTCAGAAGAAGCACTCTTTTTACTGGCAACGTGTTACTACCGCTCAGGAAAGGCCTATAAAGCATACAGGCTCCTAAAGGGACACAGCTGTACTACCCCACAGTGTAAATACCTGCTTGCAAAATGTTGTGTCGACCTCAGCAA gcttgCAGAAGGAGAGCAGATCTTATCTGGTGGAGTGTTGAATAAACAGAAAAGCCATGATGACATTGTTATGGAGTTTGGTGACTCTGCATGCTTTACACTCTCCTTACTGGGACATGTCTACTG CAAGACAGACCGGCTTGCCAAAGGATCAGAATGTTACCAAAAGAGCCTTAGTTTAAATCCTTTCCTCTGGTCCCCTTTTGAATCACTATGTGAAATAG GTGAAAAACCAGACCCTGACCAAACATTTAAATTAACGTCTTTACAGAACTTCAGCAGCTGTCTGCCTAACACTTGCACAACGTTGGTATCTAATCACAACATACCCCATAGACAGCCTGAGACTGTCCTTATGGAAACGCCGCAAGACACAATT GAGTTGAACAGAATCAACCTAGAGTCCTCCAATTCAAAATATTCCTCCTTGAACACGGATTCTTCTATGTCTTACATCGACTCAGCTGTAATTTCACCAGATGCTGTCCCTCTTGGGTCAGGAACTGCCATATTGTCTAAACAGGctcaaaataaaccaaaaactgGGCGGAGTTTACTGGGGGGACCTGCGGCTTTGAGCCCGCTAACTCCAAG CTTTGGAATTTTGCCACTAGAAACCCCAAGCCCTGGAGATGGACCGTATTTACAAAACTACACAAATTCTTCTTCTGTAATTGATGTGCCATCCACAGGAGCACCTTCAAAGAAG GCTGTCAGCAGGATAAGCCAAGCTGGAACAAAATCTGTCTTCTCACAGAGCGGAAATAGCCGGGAAGTCACTCCAATTCTTGTTGCACAAACACAGAGCTCTGGCCCACAGAcaag TACAACACCTCAGGTATTGAGCCCAACAATTGCTGCTCCACCAAACGCACTGCCTCGAAGAAGCTCTCGCCTGTTTACTAGTGATAGCTCTACAACAAAG gaaaacagcaaaaaattaaaaatgaagtttccaCCTAAgattccaaacagaaaaacaaaaagtaaaacaaataagGGAGGAATAACTCAACCAAACTTAAATGACAGTTTGGAAATTACCAAACTGGACTCTTCCAtcatttcagaagggaaaatttCCACTGTTGCGCCACAGATCCAGGCTTTTACGCTACAGAAGGCAGCGGCAG AAGGTTTGATGAGCCTTCTTCGTGACATGGGGAAAGGTTATTTAGCCTTGTGTTCATACAACTGCAAAGAAGCGATAAGTATTTTAAGCCATTTACCATCCCACCACTACAACACTGGCTGGGTGCTGTGCCAAATTGGGAGAGCTTACTTCGAACTTGCAGAATATATGCAG GCTGAGAGAGTATTTTCAGAAGTAAGAAGGATTGAAAACTACAGAGTAGAAGGCATGGAGATCTATTCAACTACGCTGTGGCATCTGCAGAAGGATGTTGCTCTTTCAGTTCTTTCAAAGGATTTGACGGACATGGATAAAAACTCACCAGAG GCATGGTGTGCTGCAGGAAACTGTTTCAGCTTGCAACGAGAGCATGACATCGCAATCAAGTTCTTCCAGAGAGCCATTCAAGTTGATCCAAACTATGCTTATGCCTACACCCTGTTAGGGCATGAATTTGTGTTAACAGAAGAACTAGACAAAGCATTAGCTTGTTTTAGAAATGCAATCAGAGTCAACCCGAGACACTATAATGCATG GTATGGGTTGGGGATGATTTattacaaacaggaaaaattcaGTCTAGCAGAAATGCATTTCCAGAAAGCACTTGATATCAATCCTCAGAGCTCAGTCTTACTGTGTCACATTGGAGTA GTCCAGCATGcactgaaaaaatctgaaaaggcTTTGGATACTTTAAACAAAGCTATTAACATTGACCCCAAGAACCCGCTATGCAAATTCCATAGAGCTTCTGTattatttgcaaatgaaaaatacaag tctGCTTTACAAGAACTTGAAGAACTGAAACAGATTGTTCCCAAAGAGTCTCTTGTTTACTTTTTAATAGGAAAG ATCCCAAAGGAGCCAATAACCAGATTAAAGAGGCCATTGATAAACGTTACCTTCCAGATGATGAGGAACCAATAA
- the CDC27 gene encoding cell division cycle protein 27 homolog isoform X3, giving the protein MTVLQEPVQAAIWQALNHYAYRDAVFLAERLYAEVHSEEALFLLATCYYRSGKAYKAYRLLKGHSCTTPQCKYLLAKCCVDLSKLAEGEQILSGGVLNKQKSHDDIVMEFGDSACFTLSLLGHVYCKTDRLAKGSECYQKSLSLNPFLWSPFESLCEIGEKPDPDQTFKLTSLQNFSSCLPNTCTTLVSNHNIPHRQPETVLMETPQDTIELNRINLESSNSKYSSLNTDSSMSYIDSAVISPDAVPLGSGTAILSKQAQNKPKTGRSLLGGPAALSPLTPSFGILPLETPSPGDGPYLQNYTNSSSVIDVPSTGAPSKKAVSRISQAGTKSVFSQSGNSREVTPILVAQTQSSGPQTSTTPQVLSPTIAAPPNALPRRSSRLFTSDSSTTKENSKKLKMKFPPKIPNRKTKSKTNKGGITQPNLNDSLEITKLDSSIISEGKISTVAPQIQAFTLQKAAAEGLMSLLRDMGKGYLALCSYNCKEAISILSHLPSHHYNTGWVLCQIGRAYFELAEYMQAERVFSEVRRIENYRVEGMEIYSTTLWHLQKDVALSVLSKDLTDMDKNSPEAWCAAGNCFSLQREHDIAIKFFQRAIQVDPNYAYAYTLLGHEFVLTEELDKALACFRNAIRVNPRHYNAWYGLGMIYYKQEKFSLAEMHFQKALDINPQSSVLLCHIGVVQHALKKSEKALDTLNKAINIDPKNPLCKFHRASVLFANEKYKSALQELEELKQIVPKESLVYFLIGKVYKKLGQTHLALMNFSWAMDLDPKGANNQIKEAIDKRYLPDDEEPITQEEQISECYPYESVGTDESQESSMTDADDTQLHAVESDEF; this is encoded by the exons GCTGCTATATGGCAAGCACTTAACCACTATGCTTACCGCGATGCGGTGTTCCTTGCCGAAAGACTATATGCAGAAG taCATTCAGAAGAAGCACTCTTTTTACTGGCAACGTGTTACTACCGCTCAGGAAAGGCCTATAAAGCATACAGGCTCCTAAAGGGACACAGCTGTACTACCCCACAGTGTAAATACCTGCTTGCAAAATGTTGTGTCGACCTCAGCAA gcttgCAGAAGGAGAGCAGATCTTATCTGGTGGAGTGTTGAATAAACAGAAAAGCCATGATGACATTGTTATGGAGTTTGGTGACTCTGCATGCTTTACACTCTCCTTACTGGGACATGTCTACTG CAAGACAGACCGGCTTGCCAAAGGATCAGAATGTTACCAAAAGAGCCTTAGTTTAAATCCTTTCCTCTGGTCCCCTTTTGAATCACTATGTGAAATAG GTGAAAAACCAGACCCTGACCAAACATTTAAATTAACGTCTTTACAGAACTTCAGCAGCTGTCTGCCTAACACTTGCACAACGTTGGTATCTAATCACAACATACCCCATAGACAGCCTGAGACTGTCCTTATGGAAACGCCGCAAGACACAATT GAGTTGAACAGAATCAACCTAGAGTCCTCCAATTCAAAATATTCCTCCTTGAACACGGATTCTTCTATGTCTTACATCGACTCAGCTGTAATTTCACCAGATGCTGTCCCTCTTGGGTCAGGAACTGCCATATTGTCTAAACAGGctcaaaataaaccaaaaactgGGCGGAGTTTACTGGGGGGACCTGCGGCTTTGAGCCCGCTAACTCCAAG CTTTGGAATTTTGCCACTAGAAACCCCAAGCCCTGGAGATGGACCGTATTTACAAAACTACACAAATTCTTCTTCTGTAATTGATGTGCCATCCACAGGAGCACCTTCAAAGAAG GCTGTCAGCAGGATAAGCCAAGCTGGAACAAAATCTGTCTTCTCACAGAGCGGAAATAGCCGGGAAGTCACTCCAATTCTTGTTGCACAAACACAGAGCTCTGGCCCACAGAcaag TACAACACCTCAGGTATTGAGCCCAACAATTGCTGCTCCACCAAACGCACTGCCTCGAAGAAGCTCTCGCCTGTTTACTAGTGATAGCTCTACAACAAAG gaaaacagcaaaaaattaaaaatgaagtttccaCCTAAgattccaaacagaaaaacaaaaagtaaaacaaataagGGAGGAATAACTCAACCAAACTTAAATGACAGTTTGGAAATTACCAAACTGGACTCTTCCAtcatttcagaagggaaaatttCCACTGTTGCGCCACAGATCCAGGCTTTTACGCTACAGAAGGCAGCGGCAG AAGGTTTGATGAGCCTTCTTCGTGACATGGGGAAAGGTTATTTAGCCTTGTGTTCATACAACTGCAAAGAAGCGATAAGTATTTTAAGCCATTTACCATCCCACCACTACAACACTGGCTGGGTGCTGTGCCAAATTGGGAGAGCTTACTTCGAACTTGCAGAATATATGCAG GCTGAGAGAGTATTTTCAGAAGTAAGAAGGATTGAAAACTACAGAGTAGAAGGCATGGAGATCTATTCAACTACGCTGTGGCATCTGCAGAAGGATGTTGCTCTTTCAGTTCTTTCAAAGGATTTGACGGACATGGATAAAAACTCACCAGAG GCATGGTGTGCTGCAGGAAACTGTTTCAGCTTGCAACGAGAGCATGACATCGCAATCAAGTTCTTCCAGAGAGCCATTCAAGTTGATCCAAACTATGCTTATGCCTACACCCTGTTAGGGCATGAATTTGTGTTAACAGAAGAACTAGACAAAGCATTAGCTTGTTTTAGAAATGCAATCAGAGTCAACCCGAGACACTATAATGCATG GTATGGGTTGGGGATGATTTattacaaacaggaaaaattcaGTCTAGCAGAAATGCATTTCCAGAAAGCACTTGATATCAATCCTCAGAGCTCAGTCTTACTGTGTCACATTGGAGTA GTCCAGCATGcactgaaaaaatctgaaaaggcTTTGGATACTTTAAACAAAGCTATTAACATTGACCCCAAGAACCCGCTATGCAAATTCCATAGAGCTTCTGTattatttgcaaatgaaaaatacaag tctGCTTTACAAGAACTTGAAGAACTGAAACAGATTGTTCCCAAAGAGTCTCTTGTTTACTTTTTAATAGGAAAG GTTTATAAAAAGCTGGGTCAAACACATTTGGCCCTAATGAATTTCTCATGGGCAATGGACTTAGATCCCAAAGGAGCCAATAACCAGATTAAAGAGGCCATTGATAAACGTTACCTTCCAGATGATGAGGAACCAATAACTCAAGAAGAGCAAATAAGCGAATGTTACCCTTATGAATCAG ttggCACAGACGAATCCCAAGAGAGCAGCATGACGGATGCAGATGACACACAGCTCCACGCAGTTGAAAGTGATGAATTTTAA
- the CDC27 gene encoding cell division cycle protein 27 homolog isoform X5 — translation MEFGDSACFTLSLLGHVYCKTDRLAKGSECYQKSLSLNPFLWSPFESLCEIGEKPDPDQTFKLTSLQNFSSCLPNTCTTLVSNHNIPHRQPETVLMETPQDTIELNRINLESSNSKYSSLNTDSSMSYIDSAVISPDAVPLGSGTAILSKQAQNKPKTGRSLLGGPAALSPLTPSFGILPLETPSPGDGPYLQNYTNSSSVIDVPSTGAPSKKKLCVMQAVSRISQAGTKSVFSQSGNSREVTPILVAQTQSSGPQTSTTPQVLSPTIAAPPNALPRRSSRLFTSDSSTTKENSKKLKMKFPPKIPNRKTKSKTNKGGITQPNLNDSLEITKLDSSIISEGKISTVAPQIQAFTLQKAAAEGLMSLLRDMGKGYLALCSYNCKEAISILSHLPSHHYNTGWVLCQIGRAYFELAEYMQAERVFSEVRRIENYRVEGMEIYSTTLWHLQKDVALSVLSKDLTDMDKNSPEAWCAAGNCFSLQREHDIAIKFFQRAIQVDPNYAYAYTLLGHEFVLTEELDKALACFRNAIRVNPRHYNAWYGLGMIYYKQEKFSLAEMHFQKALDINPQSSVLLCHIGVVQHALKKSEKALDTLNKAINIDPKNPLCKFHRASVLFANEKYKSALQELEELKQIVPKESLVYFLIGKVYKKLGQTHLALMNFSWAMDLDPKGANNQIKEAIDKRYLPDDEEPITQEEQISECYPYESVGTDESQESSMTDADDTQLHAVESDEF, via the exons ATGGAGTTTGGTGACTCTGCATGCTTTACACTCTCCTTACTGGGACATGTCTACTG CAAGACAGACCGGCTTGCCAAAGGATCAGAATGTTACCAAAAGAGCCTTAGTTTAAATCCTTTCCTCTGGTCCCCTTTTGAATCACTATGTGAAATAG GTGAAAAACCAGACCCTGACCAAACATTTAAATTAACGTCTTTACAGAACTTCAGCAGCTGTCTGCCTAACACTTGCACAACGTTGGTATCTAATCACAACATACCCCATAGACAGCCTGAGACTGTCCTTATGGAAACGCCGCAAGACACAATT GAGTTGAACAGAATCAACCTAGAGTCCTCCAATTCAAAATATTCCTCCTTGAACACGGATTCTTCTATGTCTTACATCGACTCAGCTGTAATTTCACCAGATGCTGTCCCTCTTGGGTCAGGAACTGCCATATTGTCTAAACAGGctcaaaataaaccaaaaactgGGCGGAGTTTACTGGGGGGACCTGCGGCTTTGAGCCCGCTAACTCCAAG CTTTGGAATTTTGCCACTAGAAACCCCAAGCCCTGGAGATGGACCGTATTTACAAAACTACACAAATTCTTCTTCTGTAATTGATGTGCCATCCACAGGAGCACCTTCAAAGAAG AAACTTTGTGTTATGCAGGCTGTCAGCAGGATAAGCCAAGCTGGAACAAAATCTGTCTTCTCACAGAGCGGAAATAGCCGGGAAGTCACTCCAATTCTTGTTGCACAAACACAGAGCTCTGGCCCACAGAcaag TACAACACCTCAGGTATTGAGCCCAACAATTGCTGCTCCACCAAACGCACTGCCTCGAAGAAGCTCTCGCCTGTTTACTAGTGATAGCTCTACAACAAAG gaaaacagcaaaaaattaaaaatgaagtttccaCCTAAgattccaaacagaaaaacaaaaagtaaaacaaataagGGAGGAATAACTCAACCAAACTTAAATGACAGTTTGGAAATTACCAAACTGGACTCTTCCAtcatttcagaagggaaaatttCCACTGTTGCGCCACAGATCCAGGCTTTTACGCTACAGAAGGCAGCGGCAG AAGGTTTGATGAGCCTTCTTCGTGACATGGGGAAAGGTTATTTAGCCTTGTGTTCATACAACTGCAAAGAAGCGATAAGTATTTTAAGCCATTTACCATCCCACCACTACAACACTGGCTGGGTGCTGTGCCAAATTGGGAGAGCTTACTTCGAACTTGCAGAATATATGCAG GCTGAGAGAGTATTTTCAGAAGTAAGAAGGATTGAAAACTACAGAGTAGAAGGCATGGAGATCTATTCAACTACGCTGTGGCATCTGCAGAAGGATGTTGCTCTTTCAGTTCTTTCAAAGGATTTGACGGACATGGATAAAAACTCACCAGAG GCATGGTGTGCTGCAGGAAACTGTTTCAGCTTGCAACGAGAGCATGACATCGCAATCAAGTTCTTCCAGAGAGCCATTCAAGTTGATCCAAACTATGCTTATGCCTACACCCTGTTAGGGCATGAATTTGTGTTAACAGAAGAACTAGACAAAGCATTAGCTTGTTTTAGAAATGCAATCAGAGTCAACCCGAGACACTATAATGCATG GTATGGGTTGGGGATGATTTattacaaacaggaaaaattcaGTCTAGCAGAAATGCATTTCCAGAAAGCACTTGATATCAATCCTCAGAGCTCAGTCTTACTGTGTCACATTGGAGTA GTCCAGCATGcactgaaaaaatctgaaaaggcTTTGGATACTTTAAACAAAGCTATTAACATTGACCCCAAGAACCCGCTATGCAAATTCCATAGAGCTTCTGTattatttgcaaatgaaaaatacaag tctGCTTTACAAGAACTTGAAGAACTGAAACAGATTGTTCCCAAAGAGTCTCTTGTTTACTTTTTAATAGGAAAG GTTTATAAAAAGCTGGGTCAAACACATTTGGCCCTAATGAATTTCTCATGGGCAATGGACTTAGATCCCAAAGGAGCCAATAACCAGATTAAAGAGGCCATTGATAAACGTTACCTTCCAGATGATGAGGAACCAATAACTCAAGAAGAGCAAATAAGCGAATGTTACCCTTATGAATCAG ttggCACAGACGAATCCCAAGAGAGCAGCATGACGGATGCAGATGACACACAGCTCCACGCAGTTGAAAGTGATGAATTTTAA